A genomic segment from Maniola jurtina chromosome 16, ilManJurt1.1, whole genome shotgun sequence encodes:
- the LOC123872901 gene encoding RUN domain-containing protein 1 has translation MDATLCDYEEGEIPIWQEPRCEPLGAPKETLCDEIPSEQLSGDRIHALEEEQEILSSSVFSLTSHLAQVEFRLRQILKAPPEEKDAMLQALEQFTSRGVDSRGVPQGSAGEPSCTECAELERKIRSQRARQSHFIERLKAQLKELEHFAAGTSSNDDSKHRSLIDHLKREIDRSLEEGCHQPLTTEELRHQIDCAVKQYAERQLSKEEIISKLQAHIDDMQKFIKLMKNEDINSNIKAKPREAKKVGKSESFEKNFHRNKVNDELKAETINLMRKASALIQIFTVSQFGCSPNQNKKYDRKSSTIVTHWGNLRAKLEMSIDSVLHIVSRDRSHIVPDSYDSESEEGGIVIDNAPLTTAVRRHLAMNLRDLLQHGLVSPESTSLVPMIGCFPVRRSSMSRSLHIWELILRYYELNDGDKFNSTPARKLSQSFNLDIVGGTAITNKQSLLSAIGSILASHTPYKRSYDAHFKAFVCAALNVHKLVIWFNIMLKCRSLIDSHYSSTSYVVNTGFQDALQSLDRLTPYNFDLPVDLAVKQFQNIKDVFM, from the coding sequence ATGGACGCGACCTTGTGTGACTATGAAGAGGGTGAGATTCCTATATGGCAAGAGCCAAGATGCGAGCCTTTGGGGGCACCAAAGGAAACGTTATGCGATGAAATACCTTCAGAACAACTCTCGGGTGATAGGATACATGCACTGGAAGAGGAACAGGAGATATTATCGTCATCTGTGTTTTCTTTGACGTCGCATTTAGCGCAGGTAGAGTTTCGTTTGCGACAGATTTTGAAGGCCCCACCGGAAGAGAAGGATGCTATGTTACAAGCTTTGGAGCAGTTTACTTCCCGAGGTGTCGATTCGAGAGGGGTTCCGCAAGGAAGTGCAGGGGAACCGTCGTGTACTGAGTGCGCCGAGTTGGAAAGAAAGATTCGCAGTCAGCGAGCCAGGCAATCACATTTTATCGAAAGGCTAAAAGCCCAGTTGAAAGAGCTTGAACATTTCGCTGCAGGTACGTCCTCCAATGATGACAGTAAACACAGATCGCTTATTGACCACTTGAAAAGAGAAATAGATCGCAGTTTAGAGGAAGGGTGCCATCAACCGCTTACTACGGAAGAGCTGCGGCACCAAATAGACTGTGCTGTTAAACAGTATGCAGAAAGACAGCTTTCCAAAGAGGAAATAATTAGCAAACTCCAAGCTCATATTGATGACATGCAGAAATTCATAAAACTCATGAAAAATGAAGACATCAACAGTAACATAAAAGCAAAGCCAAGAGAAGCGAAAAAAGTTGGAAAATCTGAGTCATTCGAGAAGAATTTTCATCGCAACAAAGTCAATGACGAACTCAAAGCTGAGACAATTAATTTAATGCGAAAAGCATCAGCTTTAATCCAAATATTTACTGTATCCCAATTTGGTTGTTCCCCAAACcagaacaaaaaatatgataggAAATCATCCACTATTGTTACACATTGGGGGAATCTAAGAGCTAAATTAGAGATGTCAATAGACTCTGTACTCCATATAGTGTCTAGGGATAGATCTCACATAGTACCTGATAGTTACGACAGTGAATCAGAAGAAGGTGGTATTGTAATTGATAATGCACCTCTCACAACGGCTGTACGAAGACACTTGGCAATGAACTTGAGGGATTTACTCCAACATGGGTTGGTGAGCCCTGAGTCAACATCTCTAGTGCCTATGATTGGCTGCTTTCCAGTCAGAAGATCTTCAATGTCTCGCTCATTACACATATGGGAGCTAATTTTACGTTATTATGAACTTAATGATGGAGACAAGTTCAATTCGACCCCAGCAAGGAAACTCAGTCAAAGTTTCAACTTGGACATTGTAGGGGGTACAGCGATTACTAATAAACAGAGTTTACTGAGTGCTATAGGCAGTATTTTAGCTTCGCACACCCCTTATAAGAGAAGTTACGATGCACACTTCAAAGCATTTGTATGCGCTGCACTAAACGTACATAAACTTGTCATTTGGttcaatattatgttaaaatgtAGATCGTTAATTGATTCGCATTATTCCTCTACAAGTTACGTTGTTAACACCGGGTTTCAGGATGCTCTGCAAAGTCTTGATCGCTTGACTCCATACAATTTTGATCTGCCCGTTGATCTTGCGGTGAAGCAGTTTCAGAATATCAAAGATGTATTTATGTAG